The proteins below are encoded in one region of Amycolatopsis magusensis:
- a CDS encoding ArsR/SmtB family transcription factor, with product MSSPPEPEQVDDPAKLKALTHPRRLRILNELRHGPATATRLARALGENSGATSYHLRRLAEHGYVEETEGPARGRERWWRLRPHDLRFPPRSEQSPALRAQVDEFGRQKFQADLDLFARFQQQRESMGDWGDALPFSRGTLHLTRDEVGRFFEDYLALLRRYWRSAEEIPPEARALAVRFVAFPIPETEEPVE from the coding sequence ATGTCCAGTCCGCCCGAACCGGAGCAGGTCGACGACCCGGCCAAGCTCAAGGCCCTGACCCACCCGCGACGGCTGCGGATACTGAACGAACTCCGCCACGGCCCGGCCACCGCCACCCGGCTCGCCAGGGCGCTGGGTGAGAACAGCGGCGCCACCAGCTACCACCTGCGCCGGCTCGCCGAGCACGGCTACGTCGAGGAGACCGAGGGGCCCGCGCGCGGACGGGAGCGCTGGTGGCGGCTCCGCCCGCACGACCTGCGCTTCCCGCCGCGCAGCGAGCAGAGCCCCGCCCTGCGGGCCCAGGTCGACGAATTCGGCCGCCAGAAGTTCCAGGCGGACCTGGACCTCTTCGCGCGGTTCCAGCAGCAGCGCGAATCGATGGGCGACTGGGGTGACGCGCTGCCGTTCAGCCGCGGCACCCTCCACCTCACGCGCGACGAAGTCGGCCGCTTCTTCGAGGACTACCTCGCCCTCCTGCGCCGGTACTGGCGCTCCGCCGAGGAAATCCCGCCGGAAGCCAGGGCACTGGCGGTGCGCTTCGTCGCCTTCCCGATCCCGGAAACGGAGGAACCCGTGGAGTAG